One region of Anas acuta chromosome Z, bAnaAcu1.1, whole genome shotgun sequence genomic DNA includes:
- the MINAR2 gene encoding major intrinsically disordered NOTCH2-binding receptor 1-like, which yields MVDDISEPDTKLGSDTVSVDCRILLHIINNRRSMHSQEAEAWAAFIITLQDRNMDLSVLPNNNHPDKFLQLEVKSLVKNSAFLQASLPKFPEAALPGVQQWHNRIYLQREKKNITELPGLELNGISQEMIDKALGKHITPITLKSTIKSNPLYSDIQVDDDWEEKKRTPSWTVQDYDRHSLHSNLASHIKENPNDLQFWMGDIYTPGYDTLLKKKEREKKHSKCCRIILLMILAVCILITIVTLSVLLT from the exons ATGGTAGATGATATAAGTGAGCCTGACACCAAACTGGGGTCAGATACAGTTTCAGTAGACTGTCGTATCCTTCTTCACATCATTAATAATAGAAGGAGCATGCACAGCCAGGAAGCAGAAGCTTGGGCTGCTTTCATTATTACTCTACAGGACAGAAACATGGACCTCTCTGTTTTGCCAAACAACAACCATCCTGATAAATTTCTACAATTGGAGGTGAAGTCTTTAGTGAAAAACTCTGCCTTTCTGCAAGCCAGCCTGCCAAAATTCCCAGAAGCAGCTTTACCTGGAGTGCAGCAGTGGCACAACAGGATTTATTTACAG agagaaaaaaaaaacatcactgaGCTGCCTGGCTTGGAACTGAATGGCATCAGCCAAGAAATGATAGACAAAGCCCTTGGGAAACACATTACACCCATCACCCTGAAATCCACAATCAAGAGCAATCCCCTGTATAGCGATATCCAGGTGGATGACGactgggaggagaagaaaaggacacCTTCCTGGACTGTGCAGGACTATGACAGACATTCACTGCATTCTAACTTGGCCAGCCACATAAAG gaaaatCCTAATGATCTACAGTTCTGGATGGGGGATATATATACTCCTGGGTACGATACcctgttaaaaaagaaagagagagaaaaaaagcattccaaATGTTGCCGAATCATCCTGCTCATGATACTAGCTGTTTGCATCCTGATTACCATAGTCACGCTCAGCGTTTTACTTACTTAG